The genomic segment ctagtaattttaaaactagtggtaatgaccactcgttttcgattctgttagcagaatttaaatcgctagtagtggagatattattgaacaaatttcacgaaatcgaatggccgattttcaaaaatcggccccgcTAAACTTTCATTGTTCGTAAAGTAGTCTCAGTTTGATTTGGGAGTTGTCTTTAGTAAggtttgaatatttatttagaaGCTTGCAAAGAGTTGACGCTAATTACCTAAATGACTAGCAACTCGCTAACTTTAAACTGTCTTTATAAAAATGAACACGGAATAATCATGCTGACGCCATAAACCTAATTGCCAACCCGGCTGTCATTTGTGCCGTAGCGCGTGCGCAGTAAACCGTAAAGATATAATGCCCCGGCGCAAACTatgttttcatttcattcatcaCTCACTTTCACCCGCACTGGTACTACTGGCAGAATGCAGGCCCAGTGTAGAAACTTCGTTTTCAACGGCAGTTCAATGGACTTTCTTTGGTTATGCCTATGTCGTGTTTTCAAATCGTTTAGATTATAAACACTTTTGACTGAAGTTATAGTTTACTTATCTACTAATACGATACTTATACTTAATTTAATTACTATGTACAATTTATAGCAAAATAACTTAATCTAGTAAAATAATCTACCTATTCTACACCAAGAATCAAGACATCAGTGAATTTCGCAATGATTGGGAGTAGAAACAGACCCAGGGTAAGAGGGGGAGTAAGCGTAAAATGGAAAATAACAGATTTAAAGTAAATTagtaaaataaacttatttCTGCAATCCCTTTTCAATATTAAATTCGTGTCTATGGCAACAAATGTTGCTCTCTGACCTTTCAACTAAAAGGGGAAATTACACACTAGTGCCTTGATCCTCGGCGTGAACCTATGGCAAGAATCATATAGCTGCGATATCTGTAGCTCACACCCGCGCAACTTTAGGCTTGGGGGGCGGTTCGCAGCACCGAGGCCCGATGCACTCCTTCGCGCAGGGGTTGGCGCACGACTCATTCGCCAACTGTATTAGTGCTTTCTTCTCCTCGTCTGTGCCTgaaaatgtataataataaataatttcatggaAATACAAGCTTACTCGTTATCTTGCAGCATGAAAGTTATACCCTTTCTCTTATACTCGTACCTTACAAGTAATCTccattcaattaaaaataatgttgtaTGACGTATGACTTACCGACAAGTTGGGTCAGCATGAACTCTGGCTGTAGCGTGACCAGACCGATGCCGTGGCGTTTGAACACGTCGCACACGAGTGCTGACGTCTTCAGATAGTCctgaaaacaaaacaaaccAAACATAATTATCTACTGTCTTTAAAATGCCTACATTTATGGAATTGTCTGcgtaatttgacgaccggtctggcctagcgcgtagtgaccctgcctgctacgccgcggtaccgggttcaaatcccggtaagggcattattCCTGATTcccacagatatttgttcctgagtcatggatgttttctatgtatataagtatttgtatattatatatatcgttgtctgagtacctgcaacagaagccttcatgagcttaccgtgggactcggagtcaatctgtgtaagaatgtcctataatatttaataatattttaattttgtacctatttaagtacctacatgtgTAGGTGTTACCTGTAATTTACTGGAAACACCACCAATAGCGGAGATTGAgggttgtattattaatatgaatGTTCTCAAGCAATAATAGACCTAAACACTGTTTAATAACGATAATGAGAAATTTTGCCAGGTTGGTGGTCTTCATAAGGCGTAAAAATTGCATTCGTTTCGGTTTGAGGCGAGTCAATTCACAACTCTGTTCAATTATCCGTAATACACGTGAAATAATGAGATCTTTGCACGCTTAATTTTGGACACTAAAGAATTTTTGTTTTGCATTACAATTTTTTACGCTATTGAAGTGTTGAAGGCTGAGGGGGCTCAAATAATTGTATACGCGACATTATTACAAATTTGGTACGGCTTAATGTCGAGAAGACACGAGAGaaaattatacctacttatttcatATCAATGTATCAAGTATTGGAAGCAGGTATGAAAATTGATTTTCACCGCAAAATATTGAGATTGAGCAAAGTAATTTCTACACCCGTGAAGGCATAAATAACGCGTTATTCTGTAGACCTGAGCTATTTAAGAAAAGCGTTGAAAATCAATTTGCAGCATATTCCGTTCGAATTAGATTAGAGGCCTCATTACCAACACTGCGATTTATCGTAAAGCGCTCTTGCATTCGAATGTAAcgataccaggggcggctcactccgcgttttttccgtacatttcgacggccacgagttcgcggcccataaagtttgacaatagaatagaactcaatgtcgcgtgcagtccgttgacaggttgttgcGAGTGAGCCTTCTGACTTGTCCTTTTAGGgtttgactagaagacaaaagtataggcactaatgagtattatagtgtatagcgccatctcccggtcaatttgctaatttgcgcgacctggtttttagggataattctttataatgttaaccgatttaaacagtttttactttattggacagaagatggtttacgtaacatctcgtattaattttaagtacgatatacatccgcaagggtgggtaaattgaaagtaaaaatctgaaaagttttttgtgaattaaaaaaaaagtattcaaaattcaaacacgattatatttttcctgtaatatatagcataaaaccaatgtttactaaaattttcataatttttcgttggtaaacttcggagataagggggggggggaacggtatttttttttacattttccttcaaaattctttttttttccacaacaaaaaaattataaaaaatagtttatttacgttaaatttgagctctttccaacgataccccacttgattCAAGATTCAACCTACCAACCAACAACTCAACCAACAACAATTcaacttgacctagtaacttgaaatttacagtttgcccccctttcattttggccattttctacaattaaaattaatatatttaaaaaaattatactttctatttgtagaggtttacaatgttcacaactattccaaatttcaagttgatagcattagtagttctcgagatatttaggaatgtgacagacggacagacagacggacagagtcgcaccataagggttcctgttgtacctttttggtacggaaccctaaaaatggaaaaaaatattttattagggtaccccccctacatgtaaaggggTCACTATCGAATgtaccttatcgctaaacgacCATTTCAGTTAGATGACATAAAAGTTAAATATACGGTCAGCATAGAGTCAATTCAACCGCGACGACATAAAAGTATAATACACACTCAGCAAAGCGTCAATTTAGCTGAATGACTAAGAATTAGAATGGACAAGTAGTTAAACGTCTGGAAATATAAATAGCCCTTATGATTAGAATATCCAATAAGCCGAAAGTGATACAAGTTGATTGACATGAACACAGAACGAGTTAGTAGCATAACGTCATGAAATGTCTGAAGTAAAATAATTAGTATACGTGTGAATTAGAATTTGTTTGTCATATTTAATTATGAAGACGTCACACAATCCAGACGTTTTGCTTCATGGGTATTTTGCGTTGCAAATGTTTTGCTACCAGACCATTTAGCGTTAATGTCAATTAAGCCATAAAGATATTCGAAGATAAAGAGGTTTTGCTGCTAGCTCATTTTAAATTGTAACATTATGAgttccagacgttttgctaaataGGCATTTAGCATTCATGTCTATGTGGTCACAACGACATAATACAATCCAGACGTTTCAGCTACATTGTCGTTTAGCGATATGGTAAAAATGATACGGacccatgtaaagtggggactgataattttttttcattccaaccccaacgagGGTTTAccaaaattgttttttgataatattaatatttccggaaataatcgctcctaaaggaaaaaaaagtgcgtccccccctctaacttttgaaccataagtttaaaaaatatgaaaaaaatcacaaaagtagaactttgtaaagactttctaggaaaattattttgaacttgataggttcagtagtttttgagaaaaatatggaaaaattcggaaccctacactgagcgtggcccgacacgctcttggccggttttttatattcTGTGACGATACCTAAAGAGGTAGATGTACCATACCTCCGTGGAGGAGTAGGCGACGTGCGCGGTGGCCACCACGTGGTCGCGGTGCAGCTGCCACACGTGCAGCTCGTGGATGGCGAGCACGCCTGGGACGCGCAGCGCCGCCGCCTTCAGCTCGCACGCGCCCAGACCCTCGGGCACGGTTTGCAACAGGATCATGCCCGCTGAACGCACTAAAATAACAAGGAACATTTTGCACTGGTTCAAACTGTCACGATTGTTGCACATCATAATAACTTTAAAACTAACTACCTCCTTTAATTTAGCTATGCGCGATtaattaagtcccgattttagaAGGTATTCGTCATTGCAAAACTGATGAAAACAAATTTATCTCAATAAATCTGCTAAAACTGTGTGAGTAATGGGATGGATACGATCGTGTGTAAAACACTATAATACCTAATTACTATAAATTACGTAGATTAGGTACTTAGACGCCTAGATTATTGGCAACGTGCGTGAAGGGttttttacttgtatattttcaccaaataaacgttttctattctatAAGGTGCGACATTGATTGGCATGCTTATTAAGTACACTTAATCTTATGGAATGTCAAAGTAACGGCGGCCATTGGAATAAATTGTCTCAATAAACTTTAAAACAGAGATGTCTACAAAACGAGGGTAGCAAGCACCAGTCGCGCATCTAGCGAATAGTATATAGGTACAACCACTTATGTCTTACTGAAAGGATAGTTGAAGCAAACAAGCACGATGGCGGCGATAGCAGAGAGTGCGGGGTCAACGATGCCGGCCGCATGACCCTCCCACTCCAGCGTGAGCCCTGCGCTCATCACGAACAAACTGCCTGCAAAATTACATGATTAGATGGGAAGACTAGGTGTTGTGAGGCAGGCATTCGTCTCGCTGACGCTAatttatgtactatcagctgcaaaagtgcatggcgaattaatcaatgaattcattcataatttctccatgcacttttgcagctgatagtacttatCTAACGaaaaagtaggtacattagTACAGTCGCCAGATGTTTCTGATCACCACCGAGGTAAggttaagacgcttgtttcttagagaaattaatagtatttgaactaaagaaccttcccttaaagttaacggaattcaataaaaacagggtgtataatgtTTGCAAAGCTCTTATTAGCCAATAGTATTGCTGACtttaaatgtaggtataaaTGGCAAATGTATGACCGACTTTGATGTATGTCACAAATTgaatacaattattaatatcAAAAGTATCGGTACTTACTAGCGATGTCAGTGGGCGCATGCGCGAGGACCGGCTCACCGACGCCCTGCTTCAGCACCACGCCGCCGCTCTCCGTCATGCTCAGGCGCCGGCTGTAGCTCAACTCGCGACCTGGGCCAAACGTACTTTATTCAAATTCTCATCTCCGACGACAATAGCTCATGTCAGTTAATCTCTTCGGAGTTATGACGCAGTTATGACCTCCGAGGTAATATGCAAAAAAATTAACCCTTTAACGGAcaagactcaaaaaaatcgtgaatTCCAGcctcatcgccatcctgtagtcctaaaaattatatgtgcaagaaaaaaatacaaaaagataaaAAGATTACGGGTGGTCTCATTTGGAACCAGTAACCTGTAAAGGGTTTAAGGTCGAATCGATAACCTCCCCCTTTTTTGGGGTTGGTTATCTTATGTGCACAGCagtcttgtcactagaaaaaggtgggaaattaaaaaaaaaagtaggctCGAATTTCACTCTCTGTGTGTGATGAGTCGGGTAAATTTCCGTATTGCTACCGTTTCCGTAtctataatacttatttgtttttatgGAAGATTTCTCGggacaatatatacatacatacgtcaCACCATacctcagtaggtataaataacCAAACCAGTTCCAttaatctaaaaatatatttgttggacatatacctacctattaataGGCTAATTAGGCACAAAAATAATAACGCGATCAAAGTCTAAAATTTGTTTTGATACCTATGGGCCAAGGccaatatattaagtaaatatCAAATTAATGACGTGCGAAGGTTTACCTAATGTCCAACACAGcagataggtacctaattacttttttctactcgtcgactttaatctgtcaattaggacaccacaggcTAAACTATGTgttaactttt from the Leguminivora glycinivorella isolate SPB_JAAS2020 chromosome 8, LegGlyc_1.1, whole genome shotgun sequence genome contains:
- the LOC125228512 gene encoding zinc transporter 1 codes for the protein MAMKEWLQRLPPPRSLLALLLATAGFSGRLFASHVTNSPTLVVDTCHALCRLVGLITTLIAYKFSRADENAGREGKLRNTFGWARIEVVGRLSVHVLFASFAFALVVNALQLGVHSSHVQPPRFPRVIVATAVIGLLLHALNYMLLAGRELSYSRRLSMTESGGVVLKQGVGEPVLAHAPTDIASSLFVMSAGLTLEWEGHAAGIVDPALSAIAAIVLVCFNYPFMRSAGMILLQTVPEGLGACELKAAALRVPGVLAIHELHVWQLHRDHVVATAHVAYSSTEDYLKTSALVCDVFKRHGIGLVTLQPEFMLTQLVGTDEEKKALIQLANESCANPCAKECIGPRCCEPPPKPKVARV